From Corynebacterium sp. BD556, the proteins below share one genomic window:
- the secF gene encoding protein translocase subunit SecF has product MGSTTTSTANSATHMQPRTRSRFDRLYTGDGAIDFIGRSKLWYTISLALLTISLLAMIFRGFNLGIDFEGGTKMTMPAGDLVAEQVEETFIEATGTTPELTQIVGAGDSRVLEINSAHLSQEQIDAARQAIYETYQPVNAEGEASADAIGDSTVSESWGSTITKRMLIAMGVFFIAAAFYMALRLQRDMAIAAMVTLFADGFLIVGVYALFALEVTPAMIIGLLTVLTFNIYDKVIVFDKVKENTTGVLDSRRSTFAEEANLAINQTVMRSISTSVISALPIIALMVVAVWLLGVGTLRDLALIQLIGVIEGIVSSLFLATPLLVTIVNRREKYRKHNEEVQRFRNGEIDNDGSSEEAPRRTIDSPAVAAANSPSQVPTNATATWRPNTR; this is encoded by the coding sequence ATGGGTAGCACAACAACGTCCACCGCTAACTCGGCCACTCACATGCAGCCCCGCACGCGCTCGCGTTTTGACCGCCTTTACACCGGCGACGGCGCCATCGACTTCATTGGCCGCTCCAAACTGTGGTACACCATCTCCCTCGCACTGTTGACAATTTCGCTTTTAGCCATGATCTTCCGCGGCTTCAACCTCGGCATCGATTTCGAAGGTGGCACGAAGATGACCATGCCGGCAGGCGACCTCGTTGCAGAGCAGGTGGAGGAGACATTCATCGAAGCCACCGGCACAACTCCGGAGCTGACCCAAATCGTCGGCGCCGGTGACAGCCGCGTGTTGGAGATCAACTCCGCCCACCTGTCGCAGGAGCAGATCGACGCGGCCCGCCAGGCCATTTACGAGACGTACCAACCGGTCAACGCGGAGGGTGAGGCGAGCGCGGATGCGATCGGCGACTCGACGGTATCGGAGTCTTGGGGCTCGACCATCACCAAACGCATGCTCATTGCCATGGGCGTGTTCTTCATCGCCGCCGCCTTCTACATGGCGTTGCGCCTGCAACGCGATATGGCTATCGCCGCTATGGTTACCCTTTTCGCTGACGGGTTTTTAATCGTGGGTGTCTACGCCTTGTTCGCACTCGAGGTAACTCCGGCGATGATCATTGGCCTGCTCACCGTGTTGACCTTCAACATCTACGACAAGGTCATCGTCTTTGACAAAGTGAAGGAAAACACCACTGGCGTCTTAGACTCGCGCCGCTCTACCTTCGCCGAAGAAGCGAACCTGGCCATCAACCAGACCGTCATGCGCTCAATTTCGACCTCTGTCATTTCTGCCTTACCGATCATCGCCCTCATGGTCGTCGCCGTGTGGCTGCTTGGTGTGGGCACTCTCCGAGATTTGGCTTTGATCCAGCTCATCGGCGTTATTGAAGGCATTGTTTCCTCGCTGTTTTTGGCCACCCCGCTGTTGGTAACAATTGTCAACCGCCGCGAAAAGTACCGCAAACACAACGAAGAGGTGCAACGCTTCCGCAACGGTGAGATCGACAACGACGGATCCTCTGAGGAGGCGCCCCGACGCACCATCGACAGCCCCGCCGTTGCCGCAGCGAATTCGCCTTCACAGGTGCCAACGAACGCGACGGCGACATGGAGGCCGAACACACGGTAA
- the secD gene encoding protein translocase subunit SecD — translation MSGVKRRSSGAGVKRTWPAQALALFALIVVIVYSLVFFTGDKSPTPKLGIDLQGGTRVTLVPQGEEPTREQLSDARNIIENRVNGMGVSGASVVVDGNTLVITAAGDDTSAVRNLGQTSQLAFRPVLDQPAADPTQVGPVLAETANTWVTYGVLSKDKAQERLGQVEGTGEGESPTITAEPLEDPDGPVAASQRRQEITEMLRETRQSEDPAQQFAAVLLMSAVCAEQQTDPLAGTDAHDVPLVACDSATLQPLLLGPVPLLNDQTDPDGKRLTGDQIDTKRPITGGFNPQTSQMEISFAFSQAGESNGSQTWSRLTQDMLGKQIAITLDSQVISAPVIQGATPPGSATSITGNFTQAEAEGLANNLRYGALPLSFAGENGEPGGTAQTVPPSLGLASLKAGLYAGIAGFVLVALFVFFYYRLYGLISLFSLIASGALVYGALVLLGRWIGYSLDLSGIAGLIIGAGAIADSFVVIYERIKDELRKGKTFRSASANGWQRARDTIVTGNIVTLIGAVTVYLLAVGDVKGFAFTMGLTTIFGLVVTFLVTAPLMILASRSEFWSKPAVNGLGKVFRLVEEERSNEVPANTVTTEHGEEK, via the coding sequence ATGTCCGGAGTCAAACGGCGTTCGAGCGGCGCAGGAGTGAAAAGGACCTGGCCTGCACAGGCCCTGGCCCTTTTCGCCCTGATCGTGGTGATCGTCTACTCCCTGGTGTTTTTCACCGGGGACAAGTCGCCGACGCCGAAGCTCGGCATCGACCTGCAAGGCGGCACACGCGTCACCCTCGTGCCACAGGGAGAAGAACCGACTCGCGAGCAGTTGTCCGATGCCCGCAACATCATTGAAAACCGCGTCAACGGCATGGGTGTCAGCGGCGCTTCCGTCGTCGTCGACGGCAACACGCTGGTAATCACGGCGGCCGGCGATGACACCTCCGCGGTCCGCAACCTCGGACAGACTTCCCAGCTTGCGTTTCGCCCGGTACTTGACCAGCCCGCTGCCGACCCAACCCAGGTCGGTCCCGTCTTAGCCGAAACCGCTAACACGTGGGTCACATACGGGGTGCTGAGCAAGGACAAGGCTCAGGAGCGCCTCGGCCAAGTAGAAGGGACCGGTGAAGGAGAAAGCCCGACGATTACCGCCGAGCCTCTCGAAGACCCGGACGGGCCGGTGGCTGCCTCGCAGCGTCGCCAAGAAATCACAGAGATGCTGCGCGAGACTCGCCAGTCCGAGGACCCAGCCCAGCAATTCGCTGCAGTCCTATTGATGTCAGCCGTGTGTGCAGAGCAACAGACCGACCCGCTGGCCGGCACCGACGCACACGACGTGCCGCTGGTCGCCTGCGATTCCGCCACCCTGCAACCGCTCCTTTTGGGCCCGGTTCCACTGCTCAACGATCAAACCGATCCGGACGGTAAGCGATTGACCGGAGATCAGATTGACACCAAGCGCCCCATCACCGGCGGTTTCAACCCGCAAACCAGCCAGATGGAGATTAGCTTCGCCTTTAGTCAGGCGGGTGAATCCAACGGCTCCCAAACGTGGTCGCGCTTAACTCAAGACATGTTGGGTAAACAAATCGCCATCACGCTCGATTCGCAGGTCATTTCCGCCCCCGTCATCCAGGGAGCGACCCCGCCGGGCTCAGCGACCTCAATCACTGGTAATTTCACCCAGGCAGAAGCCGAAGGGTTGGCCAACAACCTGCGCTACGGCGCGCTGCCTTTGTCTTTCGCGGGCGAAAATGGAGAGCCAGGCGGCACCGCCCAGACCGTGCCGCCTTCCCTCGGCCTCGCCTCTTTGAAGGCTGGTCTGTACGCAGGTATCGCGGGATTTGTGCTTGTTGCCCTGTTCGTATTCTTCTACTACCGCCTCTACGGGCTGATCTCCCTGTTTAGCCTCATCGCTTCCGGCGCGTTGGTCTACGGCGCTTTGGTGCTTTTGGGCCGCTGGATCGGCTACTCTCTCGATCTGTCCGGCATCGCCGGCTTGATCATTGGCGCCGGAGCCATCGCCGACTCCTTCGTGGTTATCTACGAACGCATTAAAGACGAATTGCGCAAAGGCAAGACTTTCCGTTCGGCATCGGCCAACGGCTGGCAACGTGCCCGCGACACTATCGTCACCGGCAACATAGTTACCCTGATCGGTGCCGTGACCGTTTACCTGCTCGCCGTCGGCGATGTCAAGGGATTCGCCTTCACCATGGGCCTGACAACCATCTTCGGTCTTGTCGTGACTTTCTTGGTCACAGCCCCGTTGATGATTCTGGCCTCGCGCAGCGAGTTTTGGTCCAAGCCGGCAGTCAACGGCCTGGGCAAAGTGTTTCGCCTCGTCGAGGAGGAACGCTCCAATGAAGTCCCCGCCAACACCGTCACCACCGAACACGGTGAGGAGAAGTAA
- the ruvB gene encoding Holliday junction branch migration DNA helicase RuvB has product MSDVEKTEFSLPSGPTRPAHSLVDATEKAEDKDVEKSLRPKSIDEFIGQPKVREQLNLVLAGARQRNVTPDHILLSGPPGLGKTTMAMIIAQEQGTSLRMTSGPALERAGDLAAMLSNLMEGDVLFIDEIHRIARPAEEMLYMAMEDFRIDVIVGKGPGATSIPLEIPPFTLVGATTRAGMLTGPLRDRFGFTAQMEFYDTADLTDVITRAAGILDVGIDGDAAVEIASRSRGTPRIANRLLRRVRDWADVNGTGRVDLEAAQAALAVFDVDELGLDRLDRAVLSSLIRGHGGGPVGVSTLAIAVGEEPATVEEVCEPYLVRAGLMARTGRGRVATAAAWNHLGLTPPPEAPGQLNLL; this is encoded by the coding sequence ATGTCGGACGTCGAAAAGACTGAGTTTTCTCTGCCTTCCGGGCCCACTCGCCCCGCACATTCGCTTGTCGACGCTACCGAGAAAGCCGAAGACAAAGACGTCGAAAAATCCTTGCGCCCGAAGTCAATTGATGAGTTCATCGGCCAGCCGAAGGTGCGTGAACAACTCAATTTAGTGCTTGCCGGGGCCCGCCAACGCAACGTCACCCCTGACCACATCCTGCTCTCCGGGCCTCCCGGGCTAGGCAAAACCACCATGGCCATGATCATTGCCCAGGAGCAAGGGACGTCGCTTCGCATGACTTCAGGTCCTGCACTGGAGCGCGCGGGTGATCTCGCAGCGATGCTGTCAAACCTCATGGAAGGCGATGTTCTTTTTATCGATGAAATTCACCGCATTGCCCGCCCCGCCGAAGAAATGCTCTACATGGCAATGGAGGATTTTCGCATCGATGTGATCGTGGGCAAAGGCCCGGGTGCTACCTCAATCCCGCTGGAGATTCCGCCTTTTACCCTCGTCGGCGCCACCACACGTGCAGGCATGCTCACCGGACCGCTGCGCGACCGCTTCGGCTTTACCGCCCAGATGGAGTTCTACGACACCGCAGACCTTACAGATGTGATTACGCGCGCCGCGGGGATTCTCGATGTCGGTATCGACGGGGACGCGGCAGTAGAAATCGCTTCGCGCTCGCGTGGCACGCCACGCATCGCCAACCGTCTGCTGCGCCGCGTGCGTGACTGGGCTGATGTCAACGGCACTGGGCGAGTTGACTTAGAAGCAGCTCAAGCTGCCTTGGCGGTTTTCGATGTCGACGAACTTGGGCTTGACCGCCTTGACCGCGCAGTGCTGTCATCTTTGATTCGGGGCCACGGTGGCGGCCCGGTCGGGGTGAGCACGCTCGCCATTGCAGTCGGGGAGGAACCTGCCACGGTGGAGGAGGTCTGCGAGCCTTACCTCGTGCGCGCCGGATTGATGGCGCGTACTGGCCGTGGCCGCGTTGCCACCGCCGCGGCGTGGAACCACCTCGGATTAACCCCACCTCCAGAGGCCCCCGGTCAACTGAATCTTCTCTAG
- the ruvA gene encoding Holliday junction branch migration protein RuvA produces the protein MIDSLNGEVISIGLDHAVIECNGVGYRFLSAPPTLARLTRGERARVMTAMVVKDDGVTLYGFADDDARSMFHKLQTVSGLGPKLAIACLSVFDPAELAGHIAGDNVKAIQTIPGVGKKMAERMILELKDKLDAFSSAPPDAASATPSGAGSALVTEQVVEALVGLGFNERVARPVVDKLVEASPEESSSALLRAALSQLGKK, from the coding sequence ATGATTGATTCCCTCAACGGCGAGGTTATAAGCATTGGGCTCGACCATGCAGTCATCGAGTGTAACGGGGTGGGATACCGCTTCCTTTCTGCGCCACCTACGCTGGCGCGGCTGACACGTGGCGAGCGCGCCCGCGTGATGACAGCGATGGTGGTCAAAGATGACGGCGTGACGCTTTATGGTTTCGCCGACGACGACGCACGCTCAATGTTTCACAAGCTTCAAACGGTCAGCGGCCTCGGCCCGAAACTGGCCATCGCGTGTTTGTCGGTGTTTGATCCGGCGGAGCTCGCAGGCCACATCGCCGGAGATAACGTCAAGGCCATACAGACCATCCCGGGGGTGGGAAAGAAAATGGCGGAGCGCATGATTTTGGAACTCAAAGACAAACTCGACGCTTTCTCATCTGCGCCGCCAGACGCCGCTTCGGCTACCCCTAGCGGGGCCGGGAGCGCGTTGGTCACCGAGCAAGTGGTAGAAGCCCTCGTGGGGTTGGGTTTCAACGAACGTGTTGCGCGTCCGGTCGTCGACAAGCTCGTTGAGGCATCCCCGGAGGAATCATCTTCGGCTTTGCTGCGCGCGGCGCTTAGCCAGCTGGGCAAAAAGTAG
- the ruvC gene encoding crossover junction endodeoxyribonuclease RuvC: MQSGGVEGLRVMGIDPGLTRCGLSIVQAGKGRSIIPVAVGVVRTPSTAELSERLVRLSRAVSEWIDDYQPDVVVMERIFERGNVSTVMHTAHAVGVMVLAAAERDIPVHMYTPSEVKKAISGNGRADKKQMTTMVTRILGLSEPPKPADAADALAIAVCHCWRAPLLARSAALANLHLANTHNNLSRSQHD; this comes from the coding sequence ATGCAAAGTGGCGGTGTTGAAGGTCTGCGCGTGATGGGTATTGACCCCGGGCTAACGCGCTGTGGCCTGTCCATCGTCCAAGCAGGCAAAGGCCGCTCGATAATTCCGGTCGCCGTCGGCGTGGTGCGCACGCCGTCAACGGCGGAGCTTTCGGAGCGTCTCGTGCGGCTGTCGCGGGCCGTGAGCGAATGGATCGACGATTACCAGCCGGATGTGGTGGTCATGGAGCGCATCTTCGAGCGCGGCAATGTCTCCACCGTCATGCACACCGCGCATGCGGTGGGGGTGATGGTCCTCGCTGCCGCTGAGCGCGACATTCCAGTCCACATGTACACACCCTCCGAGGTGAAGAAGGCGATTTCCGGCAATGGTCGGGCGGATAAAAAGCAGATGACCACTATGGTCACCCGAATCCTGGGTCTGAGCGAGCCGCCGAAACCAGCCGACGCCGCCGATGCCCTCGCTATCGCGGTGTGCCACTGTTGGCGCGCACCCCTTCTCGCCCGCAGCGCCGCGCTGGCGAATCTTCACTTAGCCAACACTCACAACAACCTAAGCAGGTCACAACATGATTGA
- a CDS encoding YebC/PmpR family DNA-binding transcriptional regulator has protein sequence MAGHSKWATTKHKKAANDAKRSKMFAKMIKDIEVAARSGGGDPAANPTLETMIAKAKRASVPADNIERARKRGSGEEAGGANWESVMYEGYGPNGVALLIECLTDNRNRAATEVRTAMTKNGGNLGESGSVGYMFSRTGIVTVKKGDLTEDDVLVAVLEAGAEEVNDLGEVFEVTSQPSDMHAVRDALTAEGFEVEDVEQDFRPSTEVELDLEGAKKLQKLIDALEDSDDVQNVYSNSSISSEVAAQMEA, from the coding sequence ATGGCAGGCCACTCAAAATGGGCGACAACCAAGCATAAGAAGGCCGCCAATGACGCCAAGCGCAGCAAAATGTTCGCCAAGATGATTAAGGACATCGAGGTGGCGGCGCGCTCCGGTGGTGGCGACCCTGCGGCCAACCCAACGTTGGAGACGATGATTGCGAAAGCGAAGCGTGCCTCTGTGCCCGCCGACAATATCGAGCGGGCCCGCAAACGTGGATCTGGCGAGGAAGCTGGCGGCGCTAACTGGGAGTCGGTGATGTACGAAGGGTACGGCCCCAATGGTGTCGCTCTGCTCATTGAGTGCCTGACCGACAACCGCAACCGCGCCGCTACTGAGGTGCGTACCGCCATGACGAAAAACGGCGGAAATCTGGGTGAGTCAGGTTCGGTGGGCTACATGTTTTCGCGCACCGGCATCGTGACGGTCAAGAAGGGCGACTTGACTGAGGATGATGTCCTCGTCGCGGTTCTGGAGGCTGGCGCCGAAGAAGTCAACGATCTCGGCGAAGTCTTCGAGGTCACCTCACAGCCGTCCGATATGCATGCCGTGCGTGACGCGCTCACCGCTGAAGGTTTCGAGGTAGAAGATGTCGAACAGGACTTTCGCCCTTCGACCGAGGTCGAGCTCGACCTAGAGGGGGCGAAGAAGCTGCAAAAGCTGATCGACGCCCTCGAGGACTCCGACGACGTCCAAAACGTCTATAGCAACTCCTCAATCAGCAGCGAAGTCGCAGCTCAAATGGAGGCATAG
- a CDS encoding acyl-CoA thioesterase — translation MNTPAIQAVLDLERIDKDIYRGRAMDSDIFVRTFGGHVAGQALVAATRTVSEDKKVHSLHGYFLRGGVAKAETVYKVSRPRDGRSFATRTVEAVQDGEVIFSMQASFHVTTDEGPEHFDPVRTVPKPEELPPAGAGVAENLKGLKKEWKDWDIRLVPPNAYQHDSNSAGQQLVWFRSRVPLPDNDTFHVCTLAYMSDMTLLYTALVPHPGHKVQMASLDHAMWFLRPFRADEWLLYDQSSPSAHHGRGLAQGKIYDSRGNLVAVCMQEGLTRSLREGATTLPEESRERQASSSSNS, via the coding sequence ATGAACACTCCGGCAATCCAAGCGGTGCTCGACCTTGAGCGCATTGACAAAGACATCTACCGCGGACGTGCGATGGACTCCGATATCTTTGTTCGCACCTTCGGTGGGCACGTAGCGGGACAGGCCCTCGTCGCGGCGACCCGCACGGTCAGCGAGGACAAAAAGGTTCACTCGTTGCACGGGTATTTCTTGCGCGGTGGCGTGGCGAAGGCCGAAACGGTCTACAAAGTTTCGCGGCCGCGTGACGGGCGTAGTTTCGCCACGCGCACCGTCGAGGCGGTGCAGGACGGGGAAGTGATTTTTTCCATGCAAGCGAGTTTCCACGTCACCACCGACGAAGGTCCTGAGCATTTCGACCCGGTGCGCACAGTGCCGAAACCGGAGGAGCTTCCGCCGGCCGGCGCTGGCGTGGCCGAAAATCTCAAAGGTCTGAAGAAAGAATGGAAAGACTGGGACATTCGCCTTGTTCCGCCGAACGCCTACCAGCACGACTCGAACTCTGCGGGCCAGCAATTGGTGTGGTTTAGATCGCGTGTGCCCCTGCCGGACAATGACACCTTCCACGTGTGCACACTCGCCTACATGTCGGATATGACGCTGCTTTACACTGCGTTGGTGCCGCACCCCGGCCACAAAGTGCAGATGGCTTCGCTCGATCACGCGATGTGGTTTCTTCGTCCATTCCGCGCTGATGAGTGGCTTCTTTATGATCAGTCCTCTCCTTCGGCGCACCACGGTCGAGGCCTTGCGCAAGGCAAAATCTACGATTCGCGGGGCAACCTAGTTGCGGTGTGTATGCAGGAGGGACTGACCCGCTCTTTGCGTGAAGGGGCGACGACGTTGCCTGAGGAATCTCGTGAGCGGCAGGCTTCGTCCTCAAGCAATAGCTAA
- a CDS encoding glycosyltransferase family 4 protein translates to MRVGIVCPYSFDEPGGVQAHVLELADVLRGRGHEARVLGPASRATAQSLPQWVTPGGPAVALRYNGSVARLAFGPQVRSTTRRFIQEGDFDVLHIHEPNALSYSLASLLLAAGPIVATYHASASSSLALRAALPTLRLGLEKIRGGIAVSEMARRWQVEQVGSDPVLIPNGVDTARFVAAREKAFVDDGGPAHIVFLGRIDEPRKGLRVLLAALEQLGREVRVTVIGGGEHPAVQGVDFVGRVSDTEKARILGSADIFVAPNTMGESFGIILVEAMAAGCVVVASDLEAFAAVCQADTSEPSGIMFPVGDATALAGVLRSLVDAPQIRDTFAARGTARARDYDWSTVAERILAVYETVSLNEKVTVA, encoded by the coding sequence ATGCGCGTAGGGATTGTCTGTCCGTACTCCTTTGATGAACCCGGTGGGGTGCAGGCGCACGTACTTGAGCTCGCCGATGTGTTGCGTGGCCGGGGGCACGAGGCACGTGTGTTGGGCCCCGCCTCTCGGGCGACGGCGCAGTCTTTGCCGCAGTGGGTTACTCCGGGTGGGCCGGCGGTGGCCTTGCGCTATAACGGCTCGGTCGCGCGCTTAGCTTTCGGCCCGCAGGTCCGCTCGACTACGAGACGTTTCATTCAAGAGGGAGATTTCGATGTTTTACACATCCACGAGCCGAACGCGTTGAGCTATTCTTTGGCCTCCCTGTTGCTTGCTGCTGGCCCCATCGTTGCGACCTACCACGCTTCGGCGTCGTCGTCGTTGGCGCTGCGGGCAGCCCTGCCAACTTTGCGACTTGGTTTGGAAAAGATCCGCGGGGGCATCGCTGTCAGTGAGATGGCGCGGCGTTGGCAGGTGGAGCAAGTCGGTTCGGATCCTGTTTTGATCCCGAACGGGGTAGACACAGCCCGCTTCGTGGCGGCCCGCGAGAAGGCTTTTGTGGATGATGGCGGGCCTGCCCACATTGTCTTTTTGGGCAGGATCGATGAGCCCCGGAAGGGTTTGCGGGTTTTGCTTGCCGCGCTGGAGCAGCTTGGGCGTGAAGTGCGAGTCACGGTCATTGGTGGCGGTGAGCACCCTGCTGTGCAAGGCGTCGACTTTGTTGGTCGTGTTAGTGATACGGAAAAGGCCCGTATCTTGGGAAGCGCGGACATTTTTGTCGCGCCAAACACGATGGGGGAGTCTTTTGGCATCATCCTTGTAGAGGCGATGGCCGCGGGTTGCGTCGTTGTCGCTAGCGACCTTGAGGCTTTCGCTGCTGTGTGTCAGGCGGATACGTCGGAACCGTCAGGCATCATGTTTCCCGTCGGCGACGCGACGGCTCTTGCTGGGGTGCTGCGCTCGCTTGTCGACGCCCCCCAGATCCGCGACACCTTTGCAGCGCGCGGCACCGCCCGCGCCCGTGATTACGACTGGTCCACCGTAGCGGAAAGGATCCTGGCAGTCTACGAAACAGTCTCCCTCAATGAGAAGGTCACGGTGGCGTAG
- a CDS encoding phosphatidylinositol mannoside acyltransferase — translation MLTRENATALGYLAGWKIFGRLPDGLVSPVFRVGADVASDSGRGMDMLRRNLTRVVGPENVTRELVRDAVRSYARYWKEAFQLPRLARDPELIALLHQSVRGAQHIDAARDEGRGVILTLPHSGNWDMAGLWASARYGGFTTVAERLKPEALFDAFVDFRHSLGFEVLPLTGGQQPPMRRLEEVLRLGGIVCLLGERDMSRRGVPVTFFGAETTFPAGPVRLAERTGADLLVAHSWFTGTTRKPGWGFSISGPVQEESLEKAAQKVASLFEENIAAHPTDWHMLQPLWPGDIEKRARRRA, via the coding sequence ATGCTCACGCGCGAAAACGCCACCGCCTTAGGCTATCTCGCCGGGTGGAAAATTTTCGGTAGATTGCCGGACGGGCTGGTTTCCCCCGTGTTTCGGGTCGGGGCAGATGTAGCTTCAGATTCCGGTCGCGGCATGGACATGCTCAGGCGCAACCTAACGCGCGTGGTCGGGCCCGAAAATGTCACCCGCGAGCTTGTGCGCGACGCGGTGCGCTCCTACGCAAGGTACTGGAAAGAGGCTTTCCAGTTGCCGCGGCTTGCTCGCGACCCGGAGCTGATTGCGCTGCTTCATCAAAGTGTGCGCGGGGCGCAGCACATCGATGCAGCACGCGATGAGGGCAGGGGGGTGATCCTCACTTTGCCGCACTCGGGCAATTGGGACATGGCCGGATTGTGGGCGAGTGCTCGCTACGGAGGCTTTACCACGGTCGCTGAGCGTCTTAAGCCGGAGGCACTTTTCGACGCTTTCGTTGACTTCCGCCACTCACTGGGTTTCGAGGTGCTGCCGCTGACTGGTGGTCAACAACCTCCGATGCGCCGCCTTGAGGAGGTGTTGCGCTTAGGAGGTATCGTGTGTCTTTTGGGGGAGCGTGATATGTCGCGCAGGGGGGTGCCGGTGACGTTTTTCGGTGCGGAAACCACTTTCCCCGCCGGCCCCGTTCGTCTCGCCGAACGCACGGGAGCCGACCTTCTCGTCGCCCACTCGTGGTTCACCGGCACCACACGCAAACCAGGGTGGGGTTTTTCGATCTCGGGTCCCGTACAGGAAGAATCGCTGGAGAAAGCAGCGCAAAAAGTCGCGTCGTTGTTCGAAGAAAACATTGCCGCCCACCCAACGGACTGGCACATGTTGCAGCCGCTGTGGCCAGGAGACATTGAAAAACGGGCGAGGCGGCGAGCGTAG
- the pgsA gene encoding phosphatidylinositol phosphate synthase, which produces MLSVYGRRPASVVVEPVARTFLRAGLTANLVTIIGTTATVLFSVILIPAGHLVAAAALALLFAAFDMVDGTMARLSGGGTAYGATLDASCDRITDGALFGAIAMWLIYVDHAPPATVAAALIVLVLSQVTSYVKARGEAGGLRIVGGLVERPERLIISLVSLALEGFGVPWALEVGLWLLAWGSAFTVVQRLHFAARDERAHAPLPPPAGAERN; this is translated from the coding sequence ATGCTTAGCGTGTACGGGCGCAGGCCCGCCTCCGTGGTTGTCGAGCCGGTGGCTCGTACCTTTCTGCGCGCGGGACTGACAGCAAACCTTGTCACCATCATTGGGACCACCGCGACGGTACTGTTCAGCGTCATCCTCATTCCAGCGGGGCACCTGGTTGCCGCTGCAGCACTTGCACTTCTTTTCGCCGCTTTCGACATGGTCGACGGCACCATGGCGAGGTTGAGCGGCGGGGGAACCGCCTACGGGGCAACCCTCGACGCCTCCTGTGACCGCATCACTGACGGCGCTTTATTCGGCGCGATCGCCATGTGGCTGATTTATGTTGACCATGCTCCACCGGCAACGGTGGCCGCTGCCCTTATCGTGCTGGTGTTGTCGCAGGTAACTAGCTATGTCAAGGCCCGTGGTGAGGCCGGCGGACTGAGAATCGTCGGGGGCCTCGTGGAACGCCCCGAGCGCCTCATCATCTCCCTGGTGAGTCTCGCCCTTGAGGGCTTCGGCGTGCCCTGGGCGCTCGAGGTGGGGTTGTGGCTGCTGGCCTGGGGATCAGCCTTCACCGTGGTGCAGCGCCTCCACTTCGCGGCCCGGGACGAGCGCGCCCACGCGCCACTTCCACCGCCGGCTGGGGCGGAGCGCAATTAA
- a CDS encoding HIT family protein, which produces MQPLEDKAQADVEFGVGDPDRLIRLWAPYRASYITKGASTSSSSHEPFVDAPKHSDEDALIIARGKSVYALLNLYPYNAGHLMVVPYRKVADLEDLTRQEAAELMHFAQLAVRTLKHVSHPEAINVGLNLGKASGGSVGDHLHLHVVPRWAGDANFLTVVGGTKVLPQLLHDTRALLAEGWAQVADSDEGGTDA; this is translated from the coding sequence TTGCAGCCCTTAGAGGATAAGGCGCAGGCGGATGTCGAATTCGGCGTGGGTGATCCCGACCGCCTCATTAGGCTGTGGGCACCGTACCGGGCTAGCTACATCACCAAGGGGGCGTCGACAAGCAGTTCTTCCCACGAACCTTTTGTCGACGCGCCGAAACACAGCGATGAAGACGCACTGATTATTGCCAGGGGAAAATCCGTCTACGCCTTGCTCAACCTGTACCCCTATAACGCTGGCCACCTCATGGTCGTGCCGTACCGCAAGGTCGCAGATTTAGAAGACCTCACCCGGCAAGAAGCGGCGGAGCTTATGCACTTTGCCCAGCTTGCGGTACGCACCCTCAAACACGTCTCGCACCCCGAGGCAATCAATGTGGGCCTGAACCTGGGCAAGGCCTCCGGTGGTTCGGTGGGCGACCACCTGCATCTGCATGTGGTTCCGCGGTGGGCTGGGGACGCCAATTTTCTCACAGTCGTCGGCGGCACCAAGGTGCTTCCTCAGCTATTGCACGACACCCGCGCGCTGCTTGCAGAAGGTTGGGCTCAGGTAGCGGATTCCGACGAGGGCGGCACCGATGCTTAG